One genomic region from Melioribacteraceae bacterium encodes:
- a CDS encoding aminopeptidase P family protein — MFKSKTYIQRRAELKKKVRNGIILFLGNNEAPMNYTDNTYHFRQDSTFLYYFGLDRAQLSAIIDVDENKEIVFGDDFTIDHIVWMGPQPTIKEEAAKCGVKITKPLSELAAICADAVRRGRKIHFVPQYRYDNIFTIHKLLGIAPGRVNDYTSMVLIKAIAEQRLVKSAEEIAEIEKAIGIAYEMHTAAMRFTKPGMYEKEVAGFIEGLALSLGSGLAFPPIFSRNVQTLHNHYYGNKLKDGDLVVNDSGAEAASHYTSDITRTFPVNGKFTPVQKFIYEIVLAANMTAIESIKPKQNYKSIHLKSAEVITEGLKALGIMKGNTKDAVEAGAHALFFPHGLGHLMGLDVHDMENYGENNFGYDEKTKRSTQFGLKSLRYARPLVPGIVLTVEPGIYFIPELIDKWEGEKKFTEFINYAKVNQYRKFSGVRIEDDIVVTKTGCRVLGRPIPKTVDEVEEVASEKV; from the coding sequence ATGTTCAAATCAAAAACTTATATTCAGAGAAGAGCGGAATTAAAGAAGAAAGTCAGGAACGGAATTATCCTTTTTCTCGGCAATAACGAAGCCCCGATGAACTACACCGACAACACTTATCACTTCAGGCAGGACAGTACATTTCTTTATTATTTCGGACTGGACCGCGCGCAGCTTTCGGCGATTATCGATGTGGATGAGAATAAAGAAATTGTCTTCGGCGACGATTTTACGATCGATCATATAGTCTGGATGGGCCCTCAGCCAACAATTAAAGAGGAAGCGGCTAAATGCGGTGTTAAGATAACAAAACCGCTGAGCGAACTTGCAGCAATCTGCGCCGATGCTGTAAGGCGGGGAAGGAAAATTCATTTTGTTCCTCAATACAGGTACGACAATATCTTTACCATTCACAAACTGCTCGGTATTGCGCCCGGAAGAGTAAATGATTACACCTCGATGGTTCTTATTAAAGCAATAGCAGAACAGCGACTCGTTAAATCCGCCGAGGAAATAGCTGAAATAGAAAAAGCTATCGGCATTGCATACGAGATGCATACGGCTGCAATGCGTTTTACAAAACCGGGTATGTATGAAAAAGAAGTTGCCGGTTTTATAGAAGGCCTTGCCTTATCTCTCGGAAGCGGACTTGCATTCCCGCCGATCTTTTCAAGGAATGTTCAGACTCTTCACAATCATTATTACGGCAACAAATTGAAAGATGGTGATCTTGTAGTAAACGATTCCGGTGCAGAAGCCGCTTCTCATTATACAAGCGATATAACCAGGACTTTTCCTGTTAACGGTAAATTCACTCCCGTTCAGAAATTTATCTATGAGATTGTTCTTGCAGCAAATATGACTGCTATTGAAAGCATTAAACCGAAGCAGAATTATAAATCAATACATCTTAAATCAGCGGAAGTAATAACCGAGGGGTTAAAAGCACTCGGTATAATGAAAGGAAATACAAAAGATGCTGTTGAAGCAGGCGCACACGCTCTTTTCTTCCCTCATGGCCTCGGTCATTTAATGGGTCTAGATGTTCATGATATGGAAAATTACGGCGAAAATAATTTCGGTTACGATGAGAAGACTAAAAGAAGCACACAATTCGGTTTAAAATCTCTCCGTTATGCGCGTCCCCTCGTACCTGGAATCGTATTAACAGTTGAACCAGGGATCTATTTTATACCTGAGTTGATCGACAAGTGGGAAGGCGAAAAGAAATTTACCGAGTTTATAAATTACGCTAAAGTAAATCAGTATCGAAAATTCAGCGGTGTAAGAATTGAAGATGATATTGTT
- a CDS encoding DMT family transporter translates to MTDKKKSILYASGAILFWSTVATAFKLILEGMSNSQLLFYSSLTSVLVLFPLAYKNSPEELKQFFSKHHLKNNTVLGLINPFVYYLILFEAYSVLPAQEAQPINLTWPLIISIFSALFLKQKLSVRTVIGLLISFAGVVVIATRGNLLNLHFHNLYGVLLALSSSFIWASFWILNLLDKREESVKLFGSFFFGTVYTGIYILLFGSFGPVKTGYILGSVYIGLFEMGITFFLWLKALSLSDNKAKTSTMVYLFPVISLFFIALVLKEKLFISSIIGLVMIVGGILFQQLKKESG, encoded by the coding sequence ATGACTGATAAAAAGAAATCGATCCTCTATGCCTCGGGTGCAATTTTATTCTGGTCTACAGTTGCAACCGCATTCAAATTGATACTTGAGGGCATGAGCAATTCCCAGCTATTATTCTACTCATCCCTGACGAGTGTTCTGGTCCTCTTTCCGCTGGCGTATAAAAATTCCCCGGAGGAATTGAAGCAGTTCTTTAGCAAGCATCATCTTAAAAATAATACGGTGCTCGGTTTAATTAATCCTTTTGTTTATTACCTGATTCTGTTCGAAGCATATTCGGTTCTGCCGGCACAGGAAGCACAGCCGATAAACCTTACCTGGCCTTTAATCATTTCGATCTTCTCGGCTCTTTTTCTTAAACAGAAACTCTCCGTAAGAACAGTAATTGGACTTTTAATTTCCTTTGCGGGGGTTGTAGTAATTGCAACACGGGGGAATTTACTGAATCTCCATTTTCATAATTTATACGGAGTACTTCTTGCGCTTAGCAGCTCATTTATCTGGGCTTCCTTCTGGATTCTTAATCTGCTCGATAAAAGGGAGGAGTCGGTAAAACTTTTCGGATCGTTCTTTTTCGGAACGGTTTATACCGGTATTTACATTTTATTATTCGGCTCGTTCGGTCCGGTTAAAACAGGATATATTCTGGGATCGGTTTATATCGGTTTGTTCGAAATGGGAATCACTTTTTTCCTTTGGCTTAAAGCGCTTTCGCTCAGCGATAACAAAGCTAAAACCTCCACTATGGTTTATCTTTTCCCTGTAATCTCTCTCTTTTTTATTGCTCTAGTTCTTAAAGAGAAACTGTTTATCTCTTCGATAATTGGGCTGGTAATGATAGTCGGCGGGATTCTATTTCAACAGCTGAAAAAAGAAAGCGGTTAA